One stretch of Rhodoferax lithotrophicus DNA includes these proteins:
- a CDS encoding FKBP-type peptidyl-prolyl cis-trans isomerase → MTTTASGLNYEDTVIGEGDLANKGQSVTVHYTGWLYQDGQQGSKFDSSKDRRDPFVFSLGAGMVIRGWDEGVAGMRVGGTRVLIIPPALGYGSRGAGGVIPPNATLKFEVELLATR, encoded by the coding sequence ATGACTACCACCGCATCAGGCCTCAACTACGAAGACACCGTCATTGGTGAGGGCGATTTAGCCAACAAGGGGCAAAGTGTCACCGTGCATTACACCGGATGGCTTTACCAGGATGGCCAACAAGGCAGCAAATTTGACTCCAGCAAAGATCGGCGCGACCCGTTTGTGTTCAGTCTTGGCGCGGGTATGGTGATCCGGGGTTGGGACGAGGGTGTCGCCGGTATGCGCGTCGGCGGAACACGTGTCTTGATCATTCCACCCGCATTGGGGTACGGGTCACGTGGTGCAGGCGGAGTGATCCCGCCTAACGCCACGCTGAAATTTGAAGTTGAGTTGTTGGCAACAAGGTGA